A genomic stretch from Sphingobacterium sp. ML3W includes:
- a CDS encoding SusC/RagA family TonB-linked outer membrane protein — MKISITAIICSVFFVHISAKTAAQMVTLRHTKMTLKEAFREVNKQTGYHYIWSAQQVESNRSITVNIKNQPLQEAIQSIIRGLPLTYELEGKLIIIKEQPTSVERKPIVVQDEMSVRGRVTDSLNNGLLGVTVKVLSADLKIVKYASSNGSGDIYIEHVPKQSYLEFSLLGYLPQRIKATENLGTIRLLQQSQYLEELVVVGYMNKKASEVTGAVQQVSGDVLRSSVTSSNVLSMLKGKTTGLYITETSGESGAKGQVVERGQSSMTTPTNNYLGPLIVVDGIITNYQAVQDAVNPADVENISILKDASSTAIYGSRAAQGVIVITTKRGLSGKSAVDAHIQYGIIQPKRDLRFMNTTELIGFMDQQMRRYWEQTESIRKTFPDVNDFIRERRVYTDADRSRNFNWEDAIYSNGNLRNTEVSVRNGTEKTKFYAGIGWFKENGALYDNSFDRKSLRVNIDHAVSRKFHASINLSTIVDRTSKRNGVPELYMIQPFMSPYDDQGNLLDSLLVRQSSNYGPVTTSWMQNFLAETDYDNTRLTNVQNHLGSLRLRYDILPELSIQSTNSINYMGTNINSYFDPRSFSGRYGGFPYLFRPGMTVPNGSLDLDDTKMVDYLTSNTLNYRKNFEQHNLSVLMGQEWGKRTTELSTVNMNDLLAGERNMGAAKRFGSAVDLAYSRPYSPVGAYRERATFSVFGQADYSYRQKYLASASVRTDATTNFGRDKRYGTFYSLSAGWMLSSEDFLKDVKAINSLKLRASYGTSGRDLGDGYLNTTFYATGNGSTLFRYEQEGNTGVRISQLANPIISWETLYNTNIGVDALLFGRLGITFDMYHKRSDGLLQNVQLPSAQGSLAQYQNVGQIVNKGLELILNAHLIKSKDFNWHSSLNFSINQNKITKLYQDSLLDGYSLAYYRKIGDDINVIKAVEYAGINPDNGNMQHYNFVNGEKAIVEGIGATSDLRNWQPVGSATPKFFGGFTNTFQYKAFTLSAEWWFQYGNYLMMSIVNNFQSPILPRQGRNNIAFGENQYVWKGPGDTKANYPDIFSTDPNAWSALNYRSSRIWGNGSHARLRNVRLAYALPQNILKSIKMTNATVYLSGDNLLVIKDSGFVGADPEGAALGGNSFGGVGAGFANPRRFLLGVQVTF, encoded by the coding sequence ATGAAAATATCAATTACCGCTATTATTTGCAGTGTGTTTTTTGTGCACATAAGCGCCAAGACGGCCGCGCAGATGGTGACGCTCAGGCACACAAAAATGACGCTCAAGGAAGCCTTTAGGGAGGTCAATAAACAGACCGGCTACCACTACATCTGGTCCGCACAGCAAGTGGAGAGCAACAGAAGCATAACCGTCAATATTAAGAATCAGCCACTCCAGGAGGCCATCCAGTCTATCATACGGGGGTTGCCACTGACCTATGAGCTTGAGGGCAAGCTGATCATTATCAAGGAACAGCCGACCTCTGTCGAAAGAAAACCAATCGTTGTGCAGGATGAAATGAGCGTTCGTGGACGGGTGACTGATTCACTCAATAATGGTCTTTTGGGCGTGACCGTTAAAGTGCTTTCGGCAGATCTGAAAATAGTGAAATACGCCAGCAGTAACGGCAGCGGAGATATTTATATCGAGCATGTGCCCAAACAAAGCTATCTGGAGTTTTCATTGCTGGGCTATCTGCCACAGCGGATAAAAGCAACTGAAAATCTGGGGACGATCCGCTTGCTGCAGCAGAGCCAGTACCTGGAAGAGCTGGTGGTGGTGGGCTATATGAATAAGAAAGCCTCTGAAGTGACAGGTGCCGTGCAGCAGGTCAGCGGGGATGTCCTGCGCAGCAGTGTCACCTCATCAAATGTCTTGTCCATGTTAAAGGGGAAAACCACGGGCTTGTATATCACGGAGACCTCTGGCGAGTCCGGCGCAAAAGGCCAGGTGGTCGAGCGGGGGCAGTCCTCCATGACGACACCTACCAACAACTATTTGGGGCCACTGATTGTGGTCGACGGGATAATCACCAATTATCAGGCTGTGCAGGATGCTGTTAACCCAGCCGATGTGGAAAATATTTCGATACTGAAAGACGCTTCTTCGACAGCCATATATGGTTCGCGGGCAGCACAGGGTGTGATTGTCATTACAACCAAGCGGGGACTGTCGGGCAAGAGTGCTGTCGACGCGCATATACAATATGGAATTATCCAGCCAAAACGCGATTTGCGCTTTATGAATACAACCGAGCTCATCGGTTTTATGGATCAGCAGATGCGCCGCTATTGGGAGCAGACAGAATCTATCCGTAAGACTTTTCCTGATGTAAATGATTTTATCAGAGAACGCCGTGTGTATACCGATGCAGACCGTTCCCGTAATTTTAACTGGGAAGACGCTATTTATAGCAACGGCAACCTTCGGAATACCGAAGTGAGTGTCCGAAACGGTACTGAAAAGACAAAATTCTATGCCGGAATAGGTTGGTTTAAAGAGAATGGGGCGTTATATGACAATTCTTTTGACCGTAAGAGCTTACGGGTTAATATTGATCATGCTGTATCGCGCAAATTTCACGCAAGTATAAACCTCAGCACCATCGTGGACCGAACATCAAAACGCAACGGCGTTCCTGAACTGTATATGATTCAGCCTTTTATGTCGCCCTATGATGACCAGGGCAATTTGCTGGATAGTTTGCTGGTTAGGCAGTCGAGCAACTATGGGCCGGTCACAACAAGCTGGATGCAAAATTTCCTTGCCGAAACGGATTATGATAACACACGCTTGACGAATGTGCAAAATCACCTGGGTAGTTTGCGCTTGCGCTATGATATTTTGCCGGAACTGAGTATCCAGAGTACCAATTCAATCAATTATATGGGCACGAATATCAACTCCTATTTTGATCCAAGATCATTTTCGGGGAGATATGGCGGCTTCCCTTATTTATTCCGGCCAGGGATGACCGTACCCAATGGAAGCCTGGATCTGGACGATACAAAAATGGTCGACTATCTGACATCCAATACCTTGAATTACCGGAAAAATTTTGAGCAGCACAATCTATCCGTATTGATGGGGCAGGAGTGGGGCAAACGCACAACAGAGCTGTCTACGGTCAATATGAACGATCTGCTTGCTGGCGAAAGAAATATGGGGGCGGCAAAAAGGTTTGGTAGTGCGGTAGACCTAGCATATTCGCGGCCCTATTCACCCGTCGGAGCTTATCGGGAAAGAGCAACATTTTCGGTTTTCGGACAGGCCGATTATAGCTATAGGCAAAAATATCTGGCCTCAGCGTCGGTCCGGACAGATGCAACGACCAATTTCGGACGGGACAAAAGGTATGGTACTTTCTATTCCTTGAGTGCAGGCTGGATGCTGTCTTCGGAAGATTTTCTAAAAGATGTCAAAGCAATAAATTCGCTCAAATTGCGTGCTTCGTATGGAACGTCAGGGCGCGATCTTGGGGATGGTTATTTGAATACAACCTTCTATGCGACAGGAAATGGTAGCACCCTGTTTCGTTATGAGCAGGAAGGAAATACCGGTGTCCGCATTTCGCAGCTTGCAAATCCCATCATCTCTTGGGAGACGCTATACAATACCAATATTGGGGTAGATGCGCTATTATTTGGTCGTTTGGGTATCACCTTCGATATGTATCATAAGCGAAGTGATGGACTGCTACAGAATGTGCAATTGCCTTCTGCCCAGGGTTCTCTGGCGCAATACCAGAATGTAGGGCAGATTGTCAATAAAGGTCTAGAACTGATTCTAAATGCACATCTGATCAAATCAAAGGATTTTAACTGGCATAGTAGCCTTAATTTTAGCATCAATCAAAATAAAATCACGAAACTGTATCAAGATTCGCTGCTGGATGGTTATTCGCTCGCTTACTACCGGAAGATCGGTGACGATATTAACGTGATCAAGGCTGTAGAATATGCCGGTATCAATCCGGATAATGGCAATATGCAGCATTACAACTTTGTCAATGGTGAAAAAGCGATTGTAGAAGGAATTGGAGCCACGAGCGACTTGCGCAACTGGCAGCCAGTTGGCTCAGCTACACCAAAGTTTTTTGGCGGATTTACCAACACTTTTCAATATAAAGCATTTACTCTAAGCGCAGAATGGTGGTTTCAGTATGGCAATTATCTGATGATGAGTATTGTCAATAATTTCCAGAGTCCGATATTGCCAAGACAGGGCCGCAATAATATCGCGTTCGGCGAAAACCAGTATGTCTGGAAAGGACCTGGCGATACAAAGGCAAACTATCCGGATATATTCAGTACGGATCCCAACGCCTGGTCTGCGCTGAACTACCGTTCGTCAAGAATATGGGGAAATGGCAGTCACGCCAGATTGCGCAATGTACGATTGGCTTACGCATTGCCCCAGAATATCCTAAAAAGTATAAAAATGACAAATGCGACTGTCTACCTCAGCGGAGACAATCTGCTTGTCATTAAAGACAGCGGTTTTGTCGGGGCGGATCCGGAGGGCGCTGCACTCGGGGGAAATTCTTTTGGTGGCGTAGGCGCAGGTTTTGCAAATCCACGACGTTTTTTACTGGGGGTTCAAGTTACGTTTTAA
- a CDS encoding RagB/SusD family nutrient uptake outer membrane protein yields MKIRSIYRYHRNKSLYFLVSMLVVGLTSGCNKQLDELRPHNVIFEDIQFERPEGYSKAVVGTYNLVAGGAVASSFNYNDMFIFLSEAKGNTIRALDAEVNKNTDVFDYVNSSTKDRSHTYEFWRGSYTLLLHLNKILGHVKAGETNTEILQAKADALFLRAYVYFNLVRLYGKPYHQSPGESLGVMLILDDKISPGFAPKRASVEQVYAQIISDLETSAPLFAVKKSNSYGSKYAAYALLSRVYLYMGGTVDNPVASANQKAVEYADKVIKEGGYQLLQGQAYVDYYKTNNINNKEDIFAVNIDYSQGLISNYFAMPSRIGYTGGLYRPSPYLLSLLEADDKRNSFYISNVTPGYPEDTRAVSKYMIRYESLYTFSPFRYLRLAEMYLNRAEAYAKLNNGDAALSDVNTIRQRAGLAVLSGLEGKSLLNEILKQRKLELAFEGHASYDEFRNGLPMVRNYKSGSSAELNISPTDKKIMMQIPEEEIIANPNLVQN; encoded by the coding sequence ATGAAAATCAGATCTATATACCGATATCATAGAAATAAAAGTCTTTATTTTCTAGTCAGCATGCTTGTTGTAGGATTGACAAGCGGCTGTAATAAGCAGTTGGATGAGCTTCGTCCGCATAACGTTATTTTTGAGGATATCCAGTTTGAGCGCCCCGAAGGCTATAGCAAGGCTGTTGTGGGTACGTATAACCTGGTTGCTGGCGGTGCGGTAGCATCTTCCTTTAATTATAATGATATGTTCATCTTCCTCTCGGAGGCAAAGGGCAACACGATCAGGGCACTAGATGCTGAGGTGAACAAGAATACAGATGTGTTTGACTATGTCAACTCCAGTACAAAAGATCGTTCGCATACCTACGAGTTTTGGCGCGGAAGTTACACGCTGCTGCTGCACCTCAACAAGATATTGGGCCATGTGAAGGCGGGTGAAACAAACACTGAAATCTTACAGGCAAAAGCCGACGCCTTATTTTTACGGGCTTATGTCTATTTTAACCTAGTACGTCTCTATGGCAAACCTTACCATCAGTCACCCGGTGAATCGCTGGGCGTTATGCTTATCCTAGATGACAAAATCAGCCCTGGATTTGCACCGAAAAGAGCTTCGGTGGAACAGGTGTATGCGCAGATCATTAGCGATTTGGAAACATCAGCTCCTTTATTTGCCGTAAAAAAATCAAACAGCTATGGCAGCAAATATGCTGCATACGCGCTGCTGTCCAGAGTATACCTGTATATGGGGGGAACGGTCGATAATCCGGTAGCCAGTGCCAACCAGAAGGCCGTAGAATATGCAGACAAAGTGATCAAAGAAGGTGGTTATCAGCTTTTGCAGGGGCAAGCTTATGTCGATTATTATAAAACCAATAACATAAACAACAAAGAGGATATCTTTGCGGTGAATATAGACTATTCACAGGGGCTGATCAGCAATTATTTTGCAATGCCCTCACGGATAGGTTATACTGGGGGCTTATATCGCCCTTCTCCTTATTTGTTGTCCTTGCTGGAGGCCGACGACAAGCGAAATAGCTTTTATATCAGTAATGTAACACCGGGATATCCCGAGGATACACGGGCCGTTTCAAAATATATGATCCGGTATGAATCACTTTATACTTTTTCACCCTTCCGTTACCTACGTCTGGCTGAAATGTACCTTAATCGGGCTGAGGCCTATGCAAAGCTAAATAATGGGGACGCTGCATTGAGCGATGTCAATACAATCAGACAACGGGCAGGACTGGCTGTTTTATCGGGGCTGGAAGGGAAATCGCTGCTTAATGAAATCCTGAAGCAGCGCAAGCTGGAATTGGCATTTGAAGGACATGCCAGCTACGATGAATTCCGAAATGGCCTGCCCATGGTGCGAAATTATAAATCTGGCAGTTCTGCTGAGCTGAATATCAGTCCGACCGACAAAAAAATAATGATGCAGATACCGGAAGAAGAGATCATCGCGAATCCTAACCTGGTTCAGAATTGA
- a CDS encoding RagB/SusD family nutrient uptake outer membrane protein → MKKIIYLLAIIPVLFFASCNKYLDILPKGKKIPQTYADFEALLRDEATVHQVPILQAIILPNDRFVSPANLNYYKLWDINYNWQEQEDRKVYNNADEGTYYYAYSSISVCNLILEHGQTMTEATAQQRDELMATAKVLRAISYYTLANYYAADYDSKTAGQLLSVPLIESADIAAPSKQVTIAEIYDYMINDIKSALPSLPNTGLTILHPGKGAAYALLARIYLQMDNYQDALENSEKALEYNDKLYDWTAYYNANRSQIEEPANYALKKTPMDFAYVENYYFRHGQSPNYTAAELSLQVERAAGFEKGDSKFASRWKLRTVVPNTYYTSTMTGFYNTQGLTTVEVYLIAAECQARQGNILKAMDLVNKVRKTRILAANYTDLTAQNTTDAIKKIQQLKRNELIHSIIPFADYKRLNKESTLATTLTKTIDGKTVQLSPTSHLWIMPFPLGATENPGNGSIKQNVEK, encoded by the coding sequence ATGAAAAAGATAATATACCTACTTGCGATCATACCAGTTCTGTTTTTCGCTTCCTGCAATAAATATCTAGATATACTACCCAAAGGCAAAAAAATCCCGCAAACCTATGCGGATTTTGAGGCGCTACTGCGCGATGAAGCAACTGTTCATCAGGTTCCTATCCTCCAGGCTATTATTTTGCCCAATGATCGTTTTGTCTCCCCGGCGAACCTTAACTATTATAAATTATGGGATATCAACTATAACTGGCAGGAACAAGAGGACCGGAAGGTCTATAACAATGCCGATGAAGGCACCTACTATTATGCCTATTCGAGCATATCTGTCTGCAATCTGATCCTAGAGCATGGGCAGACGATGACGGAGGCCACAGCCCAACAACGTGATGAACTGATGGCTACCGCCAAGGTACTCCGGGCCATCAGTTATTATACCTTAGCAAATTATTATGCTGCGGATTATGACAGTAAAACGGCGGGGCAATTGCTATCGGTTCCGTTGATTGAAAGTGCAGATATAGCCGCTCCATCAAAGCAGGTCACTATCGCTGAAATATACGATTACATGATCAATGATATCAAAAGTGCCCTACCTAGCCTACCTAATACGGGACTGACGATCCTGCATCCGGGCAAAGGAGCGGCCTATGCATTATTGGCACGTATCTACTTACAAATGGACAACTATCAGGATGCGTTGGAAAATAGCGAAAAAGCGCTGGAATACAATGACAAACTTTATGACTGGACAGCTTACTATAATGCCAATAGATCGCAGATCGAAGAGCCTGCGAACTATGCATTGAAAAAGACGCCCATGGATTTTGCCTATGTCGAGAATTACTATTTCAGACATGGCCAATCACCAAACTATACTGCTGCGGAATTATCCTTGCAGGTAGAACGTGCAGCTGGATTTGAAAAGGGAGACAGTAAATTCGCTTCACGCTGGAAGTTGCGTACGGTCGTGCCCAACACCTATTATACCAGCACAATGACCGGATTCTATAACACACAGGGCTTGACGACTGTCGAAGTTTATCTGATTGCCGCAGAATGTCAGGCACGTCAGGGAAATATCCTAAAGGCAATGGATCTTGTCAACAAGGTCCGCAAGACAAGGATCCTTGCGGCAAATTATACCGACCTGACCGCACAAAATACCACTGATGCTATAAAAAAAATACAGCAGCTTAAACGGAATGAGCTGATTCATTCCATTATCCCGTTTGCCGATTACAAACGCCTCAACAAAGAAAGTACGCTTGCGACCACACTGACCAAAACGATCGACGGCAAGACGGTCCAACTGAGCCCAACATCACACCTCTGGATTATGCCCTTTCCATTAGGAGCAACAGAAAATCCGGGCAACGGGTCTATTAAACAGAATGTTGAAAAATAA
- a CDS encoding TlpA disulfide reductase family protein produces MKVKALTLALLLATTVGYAQQQTANRYEQYLPIIEKGTLVQKDSLAKALLAEVKGYKTETDYHSTINILRSLDKENEMTIVENIAKKKYPKGAITRDAFITDVFYNAGTSTAKEKAYTDLIKKWPVKNFSQEPLTYDYVLANLSQSFANDGNAQKAIHYLGEMKERFWRGNGYIPVGQILLKSGDTTTAAPLLKTAMDDSYYYLTLPEEQKDNKARFAAMGYASSMSAYVNILVAQKKFPEAVEYIENALKAAPEQADGLAMVYYKSLMGTGRKLEAYNILTKLYAKGQFAVEDDLKRLYTELNGSAQGYEQFNASLKTELTQNIRNHIKEMATFKPAPNFELLNLKGEKVSLASLKGKVVILDFWATWCQPCVRSFPGMKAAQESYANDKEVQFLFMNTWERDKNYKENVVSFITKNNYPFEVLYDDQKDPQTGKVMAAQYGVNGIPAKFIIDKEGNIRYFLTGSTPNVDYIKLEMKELIEAAKKPYKG; encoded by the coding sequence ATGAAAGTAAAAGCTTTAACACTAGCACTCCTGCTCGCAACGACAGTCGGTTATGCGCAACAACAAACAGCGAATAGATACGAACAATACCTTCCCATTATTGAGAAAGGCACATTAGTACAAAAAGATTCTTTAGCGAAAGCATTACTCGCAGAAGTAAAAGGTTACAAAACAGAAACGGACTATCATTCCACCATCAATATTCTCCGTTCGCTGGACAAAGAAAACGAAATGACGATCGTTGAAAATATCGCCAAGAAAAAATACCCAAAGGGCGCAATCACGCGTGATGCTTTTATCACAGATGTCTTCTACAATGCAGGCACGTCAACGGCGAAAGAAAAGGCGTATACTGACCTGATCAAAAAATGGCCAGTTAAAAATTTCAGTCAAGAGCCACTGACTTATGACTATGTTTTGGCAAATCTATCACAAAGTTTTGCCAATGATGGAAATGCACAAAAGGCTATTCATTATCTGGGCGAGATGAAAGAACGGTTCTGGCGTGGAAATGGTTATATTCCAGTTGGTCAGATTCTCCTCAAGTCAGGCGATACGACTACTGCTGCGCCACTTTTGAAGACAGCAATGGATGATAGTTATTATTACCTTACGCTACCGGAAGAACAAAAGGACAATAAAGCCCGCTTTGCAGCGATGGGTTATGCCAGCTCGATGTCGGCTTATGTGAATATCCTTGTTGCACAAAAAAAATTCCCTGAGGCTGTCGAATATATCGAAAATGCGCTGAAAGCAGCGCCCGAGCAAGCGGATGGTTTAGCCATGGTATACTATAAATCGCTAATGGGAACCGGCAGAAAGCTTGAGGCATATAATATTTTAACAAAGTTATATGCCAAAGGACAGTTTGCCGTTGAAGATGATCTTAAAAGATTATATACCGAATTGAACGGATCAGCCCAAGGCTATGAGCAGTTCAATGCTTCCCTGAAAACGGAATTAACACAAAACATCCGCAACCATATCAAAGAGATGGCCACCTTCAAACCGGCCCCCAATTTTGAACTGCTCAATCTAAAGGGTGAAAAGGTATCCTTGGCCAGTTTAAAAGGAAAAGTTGTGATTTTGGATTTCTGGGCAACCTGGTGTCAGCCCTGTGTACGCTCATTCCCGGGAATGAAGGCTGCGCAAGAATCCTACGCGAACGATAAAGAAGTACAATTCCTATTTATGAACACTTGGGAGCGGGATAAGAACTACAAAGAAAATGTCGTCTCCTTTATCACAAAAAACAACTATCCGTTTGAGGTGCTGTACGATGATCAAAAAGATCCACAGACAGGAAAAGTCATGGCAGCTCAATACGGTGTCAATGGTATCCCGGCCAAATTTATTATTGATAAGGAAGGAAATATCCGATACTTTCTTACTGGATCCACGCCCAACGTGGACTATATCAAATTGGAAATGAAAGAATTGATAGAAGCCGCTAAAAAACCTTATAAAGGCTAA
- a CDS encoding RNA polymerase sigma factor has product MKNTPNTTESEILLRLKAGDELALQELMSRYKGPLAVSMSRLIKSREDIEELLQELFLRVWRNRGNLDTERYRGYLYKIAENLVYDRLRKAAREKRLSVDYFTHIIEAYSHIEEGIFGKEMLEVLQRGIQQLPEQRRKVFELCKIEGKSYEEVSQLLSISVSTVNSHITNANASIKAYFKQHPELASMVLTVFFFANIAPDIF; this is encoded by the coding sequence TTGAAAAACACCCCTAATACAACGGAATCGGAGATACTGCTTCGCCTGAAAGCAGGGGATGAACTGGCATTGCAAGAGCTGATGAGCAGATACAAGGGCCCTCTGGCTGTGTCGATGTCGCGTTTGATCAAATCTCGGGAAGATATCGAAGAGCTGCTGCAGGAGCTGTTTTTGCGGGTCTGGAGAAATAGGGGGAACCTGGATACCGAACGCTACCGAGGTTACCTGTATAAGATCGCTGAAAATCTGGTCTATGACCGGTTACGTAAAGCCGCACGTGAAAAAAGGCTGTCTGTTGATTATTTTACGCATATTATTGAAGCTTATTCCCATATCGAAGAGGGGATCTTTGGCAAGGAGATGCTCGAAGTGCTACAGCGCGGCATCCAGCAATTGCCTGAACAGCGCCGAAAAGTCTTTGAGCTTTGCAAAATAGAGGGCAAGAGCTATGAAGAGGTTAGCCAGCTTTTGTCCATTTCAGTCTCAACTGTAAATTCACATATCACCAATGCAAATGCTTCTATAAAGGCTTATTTTAAGCAGCATCCAGAATTAGCTTCGATGGTATTGACTGTATTTTTCTTTGCGAATATCGCCCCGGATATATTCTAA
- a CDS encoding TlpA disulfide reductase family protein → MKKYILSIVLLTNLSLVALGQQSFVLKGETIHVSSPYVYLGYRSGDGSKHTLDSVKIEHNTFVFKGTIEEPVMAYLYINRNNRGMDDPNAVSFYLEPKKMSIRLEKDNFKNALIKGSKSQDEWAKLDVQKKAIRQEMEPVLDEYSRLNKRYMDADAELKLLETKVKNLKEEAYDYRENFAPFNERMAKLDVEFIQKNPDSYVSSFLMQFMTTGADLDKIEGLYNSLSDQIKNSGYGREIARKIQGIKNGSPGSKAFEFESTDINEKILKLAAFKGKYVLLDFWASWCVPCRKGNPHLIDLYTKYKSKGFEIIGVADDDRSQAAWHKAVDQDKIGIWRHVLNGLKFENGEFDRSKSISVHFGISTLPTKILIDPDGLIVGRYASGSETDTELDKKLAEVFGAQ, encoded by the coding sequence ATGAAAAAATACATCTTAAGCATAGTGTTGTTGACCAATTTATCGTTGGTTGCCCTAGGGCAGCAGTCTTTTGTATTGAAGGGCGAGACCATTCATGTTTCATCGCCCTATGTCTACCTGGGCTATCGTAGTGGAGATGGAAGCAAGCATACCCTGGACAGTGTAAAAATTGAACATAATACCTTTGTTTTTAAAGGCACCATCGAAGAACCAGTGATGGCTTATCTGTATATTAACCGTAACAACAGGGGCATGGACGATCCAAATGCGGTAAGTTTTTATTTGGAACCCAAAAAGATGAGCATCCGACTTGAGAAAGACAACTTCAAAAATGCCCTGATCAAAGGTTCAAAATCACAGGACGAATGGGCGAAACTTGATGTTCAAAAAAAAGCCATCCGGCAGGAAATGGAACCTGTGCTTGACGAATACAGTCGTTTGAATAAGCGATACATGGACGCGGATGCCGAACTGAAGCTTTTGGAAACGAAAGTGAAAAATTTGAAAGAAGAAGCCTATGATTATAGGGAAAATTTTGCGCCATTTAATGAACGGATGGCCAAATTGGATGTAGAATTTATACAGAAAAATCCAGATTCATACGTGAGTTCTTTCCTCATGCAATTTATGACAACAGGTGCCGATCTGGACAAAATTGAGGGGCTATATAACAGTTTGTCTGATCAGATCAAGAATAGCGGTTACGGCAGGGAGATTGCAAGAAAGATTCAGGGCATCAAAAATGGTTCGCCGGGAAGCAAAGCATTTGAATTTGAGTCTACCGATATCAATGAAAAGATACTTAAACTTGCTGCATTCAAGGGTAAATATGTGCTGTTGGATTTTTGGGCGAGCTGGTGTGTACCTTGTCGTAAAGGGAATCCGCATTTAATAGATCTGTACACAAAATATAAAAGCAAAGGCTTTGAAATTATTGGTGTTGCGGACGATGATCGGAGCCAGGCTGCTTGGCACAAAGCAGTAGATCAAGATAAAATCGGTATTTGGAGACATGTACTTAATGGGCTAAAGTTTGAAAACGGAGAATTCGATAGATCCAAATCCATTTCTGTTCACTTTGGCATCAGCACATTACCGACCAAGATTTTGATCGATCCAGATGGTCTTATTGTTGGCCGCTATGCAAGTGGATCCGAAACGGATACTGAACTGGACAAAAAGCTGGCTGAGGTATTTGGAGCACAATAA
- a CDS encoding FecR domain-containing protein codes for MQTSRFSELFEGYLADKLTPKEMLELEGLIADENNAAQLRQLIGQEFKNEPTAVQQLDTDDNWLHGLEQKVLQTIQKPEPAKIISFHNEWVRLVGTIVLLVGLGLTVRYLVDNDTGAPKQATVLPGGNKATIRLDDGTQVNLSESQSEIVLGQQLAYADGSLVQGIAAENMSGRNMIIDVPKGGTYKIALPDGSKVWLNADSRLRYIVDRADEARNLELEGEAYFEVAHRYRSKGKEKILQPFVVRTPGQTIKVLGTSFNVTAYSGEPDRTTLIEGKVELSLPDGANRQYLKPNQQALIQGRTITIADVESSGFISWKEGTFNFSDESLDIMLNQVARWYDIDVDFTDPSLKKLKFEGIVPRYEKLESLLKILEKTSDVRFELKGRLLHVRKK; via the coding sequence ATGCAAACTTCCCGTTTTTCCGAATTGTTCGAAGGCTATCTGGCAGATAAATTGACTCCAAAGGAAATGCTGGAGCTGGAGGGATTGATAGCGGACGAAAATAACGCTGCGCAGCTGCGCCAGTTGATCGGGCAGGAATTCAAAAATGAGCCTACTGCAGTACAGCAGCTTGATACTGACGATAACTGGTTGCATGGACTGGAACAAAAGGTCTTACAGACGATTCAAAAGCCCGAGCCAGCAAAAATAATAAGCTTTCACAACGAGTGGGTGCGGCTTGTCGGCACGATTGTCCTGCTGGTGGGACTGGGACTCACCGTGCGCTATCTGGTCGATAACGATACCGGGGCACCAAAACAGGCTACTGTTTTACCGGGTGGAAATAAAGCAACCATCAGACTGGACGATGGTACACAAGTGAACCTGAGCGAAAGTCAGTCTGAAATTGTACTGGGCCAGCAACTGGCTTATGCAGATGGATCATTGGTCCAGGGGATAGCTGCTGAGAATATGAGCGGACGAAATATGATCATTGATGTCCCGAAAGGAGGTACGTATAAAATTGCGCTTCCTGATGGGTCAAAAGTCTGGCTCAATGCGGATTCACGTCTGCGGTATATTGTTGATCGGGCTGACGAAGCGCGCAACTTGGAGCTAGAGGGGGAGGCTTATTTTGAAGTTGCACACCGATATAGGTCGAAGGGTAAGGAAAAAATACTGCAGCCTTTTGTGGTACGTACCCCGGGCCAGACCATCAAGGTGCTGGGTACCTCATTCAACGTCACGGCTTATAGCGGTGAGCCAGATCGGACCACCTTGATCGAAGGAAAGGTGGAGCTGTCGCTGCCGGATGGGGCAAACAGACAATACCTAAAACCGAATCAGCAAGCCCTCATCCAGGGAAGAACGATCACGATCGCAGATGTCGAAAGCTCAGGTTTTATCTCCTGGAAAGAGGGTACATTCAATTTTTCGGATGAATCTCTTGATATCATGCTAAACCAGGTGGCGCGCTGGTATGATATTGATGTTGACTTTACCGACCCCAGCTTAAAGAAATTGAAATTTGAAGGTATAGTACCCCGCTATGAGAAGCTGGAATCATTGCTGAAAATCTTGGAAAAGACCAGCGATGTCAGATTTGAGCTCAAAGGCAGACTGCTGCATGTCAGGAAAAAATAA